In Apium graveolens cultivar Ventura chromosome 10, ASM990537v1, whole genome shotgun sequence, the following are encoded in one genomic region:
- the LOC141692522 gene encoding uncharacterized protein LOC141692522 yields the protein MDSKLDEDQLPAQSAYIKSLSFHLRKFQALMPMDPKLNQNQLPSSETDKQLSAPVTTKNAASVDLQNHNKRLIPKSVETFPLPTEGAQNTEAFSLQVLQRYQSLDSTVKDKGLDKFKTVSPKHDKQLSVPLSTKKTALRDLQNDNGRVVPKSVGSSALLMETESSVEAVKLSGTKRAPLESLLSSRHQSPGGNAANGHLVYVRRKAETEPGKCSSDDSTSISADHSQSKQNSHQNEHVKEHLQKKESDILVPEALNFDKSSSECVSKAPAGPLPLSMPGNTFPSTVSKNLQVRSSQPSLDFQKRTKIQHWEERYYRLQNLLKHLDNSSQEGYVQMLRSLSSAELSRHALELEKRSIQLSLTEGREWQRVMLLDVLGKDPKNYKATSTQKEQSKVKGQ from the exons ATGGACTCTAAGCTCGACGAGGATCAGCTGCCAGCACAGAGTGCGTATATTAAGTCTTTAAGTTTTCATCTACGGAAATTTCAGGCATTAATGCCAATGGACCCTAAGCTTAACCAGAATCAGTTGCCTAGCTCCGAAACTGACAAGCAATTGTCAGCTCCAGTAACTACAAAAAATGCAGCTTCTGTAGATTTGCAGAATCATAATAAAAGGCTTATCCCTAAATCTGTAGAAACATTTCCGCTGCCAACGGAGGGTGCACAAAATACTGAAGCTTTTAGTTTGCAAGTACTACAAAGGTATCAATCATTGGACTCTACGGTCAAGGATAAAGGACTCGATAAATTCAAAACCGTCTCCCCTAAGCATGATAAGCAGTTATCCGTTCCCCTAAGTACGAAAAAGACAGCTTTAAGAGATTTGCAGAATGATAATGGAAGGGTGGTGCCCAAGTCCGTTGGAAGCTCCGCACTGCTGATGGAGACTGAATCTTCTGTTGAAGCTGTTAAGCTTTCTGGCACCAAAAGAGCTCCACTTGAGTCCTTATTGAGTTCTCGTCACCAGTCTCCCGGGGGTAATGCTGCTAATGGTCATCTTGTGTATGTTCGTAGGAAAGCCGAAACAGAACCAGGTAAATGCAGCAGTGATGACAGCACAAGTATCAGTGCTGATCATTCTCAATCAAAGCAAAACAGTCACCAGAATGAGCATGTGAAGGAACACTTGCAAAAAAAGGAATCTGATATTTTGGTTCCAGAAGCTTTAAATTTCGATAAGTCATCTTCAGAGTGTGTGTCCAAAGCGCCAGCAGGTCCCCTTCCTTTGTCAATGCCTGGTAATACTTTTCCATCAACAGTCTCAAAAAATTTGCAAGTTAGGTCTTCCCAGCCTTCCCTGGATTTTCAAAAAAGAACAAAAATTCAACACTGGGAGGAGAGATATTACCGGTTGCAGAACTTGTTAAAACATTTGGATAATTCAAGTCAAGAAGGCTATGTCCAGA TGCTCAGGTCATTGTCGTCAGCTGAACTCAGTAGGCATGCTCTTGAACTGGAAAAAAGATCAATTCAGCTTTCTTTGACGGAGG GTAGAGAATGGCAAAGAGTTATGCTTTTGGATGTTCTTGGCAAAGATCCAAAAAATTATAAAGCAACCTCAACTCAGAAAGAACAGTCAAAAGTAAAGGGACAGTAA
- the LOC141693860 gene encoding zinc finger protein ZAT3-like, giving the protein MMNNNPATSSSTSDPPDNSTPPNSVDQEMINRQFFRTSSCYDDNDDEQNVPKKMMMNPRKKRTKMITIDDATTSSTNLVVAANKPRYSKKPDPSAPKITRPCTECGRRFWSEKALFGHMRCHPERQWRGINPPPNLRRSSTIDRHRIADDHVSSMTEEDQQVASYLLMLSKSPPPCVTVVYDQPNPTSMTSNCAVGLLDSEIKNQSADFGCGDVGVTSMDHGAGPSGINSFKFECSSCKKVFGSHQALGGHRASHKNVKGCFAIKKSTIDCNTHEEDYNNIGGHDHRNVDYAGNHCGDQDKMLIALGHRCNICLRVFPSGQALGGHMRCHWEKGDEPSSLTQGGSGPYQQPNAKVASALDLNLPAPLEDDYFSSSLNSGMSLDLSLAL; this is encoded by the coding sequence ATGATGAACAACAACCCTGCAACTTCTTCATCAACTTCTGATCCTCCTGATAACAGTACTCCTCCTAATTCTGTTGATCAAGAAATGATCAACCGCCAATTCTTCCGAACTAGCTCTTGTTACGATGATAATGATGATGAACAGAATGTACCCAAGAAGATGATGATGAACCCGAGAAAGAAAAGAACCAAAATGATCACAATTGACGATGCTACTACTTCTAGTACTAATCTTGTTGTTGCTGCTAACAAGCCTAGGTATAGTAAGAAACCGGACCCGTCTGCTCCGAAAATTACTAGGCCTTGTACTGAGTGTGGTAGGAGGTTTTGGTCAGAGAAAGCATTATTTGGTCATATGCGTTGTCATCCGGAAAGGCAGTGGCGTGGCATTAACCCTCCTCCTAATCTCCGTCGTTCGTCTACTATTGATCGTCACCGCATTGCTGATGATCATGTTTCATCAATGACTGAAGAGGATCAACAAGTGGCTTCCTATTTGTTAATGTTGTCTAAGTCTCCTCCACCTTGTGTTACCGTTGTTTATGATCAACCTAATCCCACAAGTATGACCAGTAATTGTGCAGTTGGTTTATTGGATTCCGAAATTAAAAATCAGAGTGCAGACTTTGGCTGTGGGGATGTTGGCGTCACTTCTATGGATCACGGGGCTGGTCCTTCTGGGATCAATAGTTTTAAGTTTGAGTGTTCCAGTTGCAAGAAAGTGTTTGGGTCCCACCAGGCTTTAGGGGGTCACAGGGCTAGTCACAAGAACGTGAAGGGTTGTTTCGCTATTAAGAAGAGTACTATTGACTGTAATACTCATGAGGAGGACTACAACAACATTGGTGGTCATGATCATAGGAATGTTGATTATGCAGGGAATCACTGCGGGGATCAGGATAAGATGTTGATTGCATTAGGACACAGGTGCAACATTTGTTTAAGGGTTTTTCCGAGTGGACAGGCGTTGGGTGGCCACATGAGGTGTCACTGGGAGAAAGGGGATGAACCATCATCTTTAACGCAAGGAGGGTCAGGGCCATATCAACAACCTAATGCTAAGGTAGCTTCTGCCTTGGACTTAAACTTGCCTGCACCACTCGAAGATGACTATTTTTCATCCTCTTTGAATTCTGGGATGTCCCTGGACTTAAGCCTGGCTCTGTGA